A genomic window from Acidimicrobiales bacterium includes:
- a CDS encoding phosphatase PAP2 family protein — protein MPPLNPTEPSASSSPVARPPIHPGPEPGEPRREMVPGRAVLPPPLRRRVAWFDATVDRAFDRHLRGRPAIDRVFYTASELGDFSVLWHMIGCARGLRSDRDFVAALRLSGTLGIESVLVNMGVKSLFNRSRPVWEQSRPHRLRRPRSSSFPSGHASSAVAAAGLLAEGSRAWPLWYLLAAVVAASRVHVKIHHPSDVVGGALIGVVVGRVARRAWRLPESRPSPTG, from the coding sequence GTGCCGCCGCTCAACCCGACCGAGCCGTCGGCGTCGTCGTCGCCGGTCGCCCGCCCCCCGATCCACCCCGGCCCCGAGCCCGGAGAGCCCCGCCGGGAGATGGTGCCGGGGCGGGCCGTGCTCCCCCCGCCCCTCCGCCGCCGGGTCGCCTGGTTCGACGCCACCGTCGACCGGGCCTTCGACCGCCACCTCCGGGGCCGCCCCGCGATCGACCGGGTCTTCTACACCGCGTCCGAGCTCGGCGACTTCAGCGTCCTCTGGCACATGATCGGCTGCGCCAGGGGCCTGCGGTCCGACCGCGACTTCGTCGCCGCCCTCCGCCTCTCGGGGACGCTCGGCATCGAGTCGGTCCTCGTCAACATGGGGGTGAAGTCGCTGTTCAACCGGTCCCGCCCGGTGTGGGAGCAGTCCCGCCCCCACCGGCTGCGCCGGCCGAGGTCGAGCAGCTTCCCGAGCGGGCATGCCAGCTCGGCCGTCGCCGCCGCCGGCCTGCTGGCCGAGGGCAGCCGGGCCTGGCCCCTCTGGTACCTGCTGGCCGCCGTCGTCGCCGCCAGCCGCGTGCACGTGAAGATCCACCACCCGTCCGACGTCGTCGGCGGCGCGCTGATCGGCGTGGTCGTGGGCCGGGTCGCCCGTCGCGCCTGGCGGTTGCCGGAATCCCGGCCGTCGCCGACCGGTTGA